A region from the Brevibacterium paucivorans genome encodes:
- a CDS encoding CinA family protein, which yields MAADTGYLATRVVHTYTQRGLTVATCESLTAGLVAGTLATVPGASKVLRGGLVTYASDVKSALAGVDAGLLETVGAVDAEVALQMARGARRACEADVAVACTGVAGPDAQDGKPVGTVFIAVVAGDDESVCEHAFEGDRAAIRQKTVDACCEALLRITSCGVSLNPVEDDL from the coding sequence ATGGCCGCTGACACCGGGTACCTGGCCACGCGCGTTGTTCACACGTACACGCAGCGCGGGCTCACGGTTGCAACGTGCGAATCCCTGACAGCTGGACTGGTTGCGGGGACGCTGGCCACCGTGCCGGGCGCGTCGAAGGTTCTGCGTGGCGGTCTGGTAACGTACGCCAGCGATGTGAAATCTGCGCTGGCTGGCGTTGATGCTGGGCTTTTGGAAACGGTCGGGGCTGTGGATGCCGAGGTGGCCCTCCAGATGGCGCGGGGTGCTCGGCGGGCGTGTGAGGCGGATGTTGCGGTGGCCTGCACGGGTGTCGCCGGGCCTGACGCACAAGATGGCAAACCTGTTGGTACCGTGTTCATCGCCGTGGTGGCTGGGGATGACGAAAGCGTGTGCGAACATGCGTTTGAAGGGGACCGAGCGGCGATTCGACAGAAGACTGTTGACGCGTGTTGTGAAGCGCTGTTGCGCATCACTTCCTGCGGAGTTTCTTTAAATCCCGTGGAAGACGACCTCTGA
- a CDS encoding DUF1846 domain-containing protein, protein MKAGFDRERYVELQSEHIRQRRDQIGGKLYLEMGGKLFDDNHASRVLPGFTPDNKIEMLQRIADHIEIVIAMNAQDLHRHKVRADLGISYEDDVLRLVDVFRERGFLVNWVVVTQMDEENTLAQAFIDRLKRLGLKVAKHRTIPGYPTNVSRIVSDDGFGQNEYVETERDVVVLTAPGPGSGKLATCLSQIYHDFKRGIQSGYAKFETFPIWNLPLEHPVNLAYESATVDLDDINVIDPYHLQAYGERVTSYNRDVEVFPLLKSLLETLAGSSPYQSPTDMGVNMVGSCITDDGVCRKAAKQEIVRRYYKALVDEARNDWDNTLSERAAIVMSKAGATVDDLRVIEPAVQLEAQTGGPASCMELADGTLVTGKTSDLLGCSAAMLLNALKHLAGIDPDVHLLSPESIKPIQTVKTKHLGSQNPRLHTDEVLIALSVSAETSEDSRRAIEQLSQLRGCDVHTTTILGSVDEGIFRSLGMQVTSEPKYQRKSLFHRR, encoded by the coding sequence ATGAAAGCCGGTTTTGATCGCGAACGGTACGTCGAATTGCAGTCGGAGCACATTCGGCAAAGGCGAGACCAGATCGGCGGGAAGCTCTACCTCGAGATGGGCGGAAAGCTCTTTGACGATAACCACGCTTCACGTGTCCTCCCTGGTTTCACCCCAGACAACAAGATAGAGATGTTGCAACGCATCGCCGATCACATCGAGATTGTGATCGCCATGAATGCCCAGGACCTGCACCGCCACAAGGTGAGAGCAGACCTGGGCATCTCTTATGAAGACGATGTTTTGCGTCTGGTGGACGTGTTCCGTGAGCGCGGGTTCTTGGTCAACTGGGTGGTTGTCACTCAGATGGATGAAGAGAACACGCTGGCTCAGGCGTTTATCGACCGGTTAAAGCGTTTGGGGCTCAAAGTTGCTAAGCACCGAACGATTCCGGGGTATCCCACGAACGTGAGCAGGATCGTCAGTGACGATGGTTTTGGTCAAAACGAGTATGTGGAAACGGAGCGCGACGTTGTTGTGCTCACCGCCCCTGGGCCGGGGTCAGGAAAGTTGGCTACGTGCCTGTCGCAGATTTATCACGACTTTAAGCGTGGCATCCAGTCTGGGTACGCCAAGTTTGAGACCTTCCCCATTTGGAATCTGCCATTGGAGCACCCGGTGAACCTGGCGTACGAGTCTGCCACCGTGGACTTGGATGACATTAACGTCATTGACCCGTATCACCTGCAGGCGTATGGCGAGCGTGTGACCAGTTATAACCGCGATGTAGAAGTGTTTCCTCTGCTGAAGTCGTTGCTTGAGACGCTGGCTGGATCTTCGCCGTACCAGTCCCCCACTGATATGGGTGTGAACATGGTTGGCTCGTGCATCACGGATGACGGGGTATGTCGCAAGGCTGCCAAGCAGGAAATCGTGCGCCGTTATTACAAGGCTTTGGTAGATGAGGCGCGCAATGACTGGGATAACACGCTTTCGGAACGCGCCGCCATTGTGATGAGTAAGGCTGGCGCCACGGTTGATGACCTACGTGTGATTGAGCCTGCGGTGCAATTGGAAGCCCAGACGGGCGGTCCTGCTTCGTGTATGGAGTTGGCGGATGGGACGTTGGTTACGGGTAAGACGTCTGACTTGTTGGGGTGTTCCGCGGCGATGTTGCTGAATGCGCTCAAGCACCTGGCGGGTATTGACCCGGATGTTCACTTGTTGTCACCGGAGTCGATTAAGCCGATTCAGACGGTGAAGACCAAGCATCTGGGTAGCCAGAATCCGCGTTTGCACACTGATGAAGTGTTGATTGCGTTGTCTGTTTCAGCTGAGACAAGCGAGGATTCACGGCGGGCGATTGAGCAGTTGTCGCAGTTGCGTGGGTGCGATGTACACACGACGACCATTTTGGGGTCAGTGGACGAGGGGATTTTCCGCAGTTTGGGTATGCAGGTGACGAGTGAACCTAAGTACCAGCGGAAGAGTTTGTTCCACCGCCGCTAG
- a CDS encoding DNA translocase FtsK: MATSTTSPATGTGRRKRGAPTQATEPAGEQQKTNPVTGAWMGMSRMAGDRARKAFSEDVETPTRRDGTGFFLVGLAVVVAAFEWWNIPGVFGNAVRGVFEGTFGRVALVLPAVFVLYAVRLFMRGNETRQNNRILVGTIALLVSAAGLAHIAAGNPSFVNSREAMANGGGALGYIVSSPLVTAATVYVAVPILVLIALFSVLVITATPVVKVPERLVGLYNRLTGGAPEASGDAKGDNANVDLVATNQRTSALKPMGRKRRSKKQEGEEVTRAYDKATIDDTSGKDAEVAPPATEDAPTRVLNSEIYDVDQDVDEPKYKPGQRRPTKAERETAKLKRDQGLDASLPGETADAQAEDATRAIDRKPDPANTVPTVNTPAPAATGELPQRVEQLELAGDVTYTLPASDMLTAGPPPKERSEVNDRVVEALREVFEQFKINAAVTGFSRGPTVTRYEIELEPGTKVEKVTALEKNIAYAVASADVRILSPIPGKKAIGIEIPNADRETVALGDVLRSQAARGTDKPMVVGVGKDVEGGFVVADLAKMPHLLVAGATGSGKSSFVNSMITSIMMRATPDEVRMILVDPKRVELTIYEGIPHLITPIITNPKKAAEALEWVVREMDARYDDLAHFGFKHVREFNQAVREGRLTPPPGSERVLQPYPYLLVVVDELADLMMVAPRDVEASIQRITQLARAAGIHLVLATQRPSVDVVTGLIKANVPSRLAFATSSLADSRVILDMPGAEKLIGQGDALFLPMGKSKPMRVQGSWVNESEIEEVVKHVKTQLAPNYREDVQTSAPKKQIDEEIGDDMDVLLQAAELVITTQFGSTSMLQRKLRVGFAKAGRLMDLMESRGIVGPSEGSKARDVLVKPEDLASTLAFIRGDAPPEDSSAEGADGVGDAQANAPYAQAAEVVNPGDGSATSDRGTGELKAGDIDPETGLEVVEASSEDAWGLTGR, translated from the coding sequence ATGGCGACCAGTACGACTTCCCCCGCTACTGGTACAGGACGCCGGAAGCGTGGAGCCCCCACGCAGGCTACTGAACCCGCGGGCGAACAGCAGAAAACCAACCCCGTAACCGGAGCATGGATGGGCATGTCACGCATGGCCGGAGACCGCGCACGCAAAGCATTTAGTGAAGACGTAGAAACTCCTACCCGTCGCGACGGCACAGGCTTCTTTCTCGTTGGCCTGGCAGTCGTTGTCGCGGCCTTCGAGTGGTGGAACATACCAGGCGTCTTTGGCAACGCGGTGCGCGGAGTATTTGAAGGGACCTTTGGGCGAGTAGCCCTGGTCCTTCCTGCTGTGTTCGTTCTCTACGCCGTTCGACTCTTCATGCGCGGAAACGAAACCCGCCAAAACAACCGCATCCTGGTAGGAACCATCGCTCTACTGGTCTCCGCCGCGGGCCTTGCGCACATCGCTGCCGGCAACCCCAGCTTCGTCAACTCGCGCGAAGCCATGGCCAACGGCGGGGGAGCGCTGGGCTACATCGTGTCCAGCCCACTCGTCACCGCAGCGACCGTGTACGTAGCCGTACCAATTCTGGTGCTCATCGCGCTCTTTAGCGTCCTCGTGATCACCGCCACGCCAGTCGTCAAGGTTCCCGAACGCCTCGTAGGCCTCTACAATCGCCTCACCGGGGGTGCCCCAGAAGCCAGCGGCGACGCCAAGGGCGACAACGCCAACGTCGACCTCGTCGCCACCAACCAGCGCACCTCGGCCCTCAAACCCATGGGACGCAAGCGCCGCTCAAAGAAGCAAGAAGGCGAAGAAGTTACCCGTGCCTATGACAAGGCAACTATTGATGACACCTCAGGTAAGGACGCCGAGGTCGCCCCACCTGCCACTGAAGACGCGCCTACCCGTGTGCTCAACAGCGAGATCTACGACGTCGATCAAGACGTAGACGAACCGAAGTACAAGCCCGGCCAGCGTCGCCCCACCAAGGCCGAACGCGAAACCGCGAAACTCAAACGCGACCAGGGTCTGGACGCCTCACTGCCCGGTGAAACCGCAGATGCTCAGGCAGAAGACGCCACCCGCGCGATCGACCGCAAGCCCGACCCAGCAAACACGGTGCCTACCGTCAACACGCCGGCACCCGCGGCCACCGGAGAGTTGCCACAGCGCGTTGAACAGCTGGAGCTCGCTGGCGATGTCACGTACACGCTGCCTGCCTCGGACATGCTCACGGCCGGGCCGCCGCCCAAGGAGCGCTCGGAGGTCAATGACCGCGTGGTCGAAGCGCTACGTGAAGTATTTGAGCAGTTCAAGATCAACGCCGCCGTCACTGGTTTCTCGCGTGGTCCAACAGTGACCCGTTACGAAATTGAACTGGAACCCGGCACCAAGGTCGAAAAGGTCACCGCGCTCGAAAAGAACATCGCCTACGCGGTGGCCAGCGCCGACGTGCGCATCCTGTCGCCAATTCCAGGCAAAAAAGCCATTGGTATTGAGATCCCCAACGCCGACCGCGAAACCGTGGCTCTGGGCGACGTTCTGCGCTCCCAAGCAGCACGTGGCACCGACAAGCCGATGGTCGTGGGTGTTGGTAAGGACGTTGAAGGTGGCTTCGTTGTTGCCGACCTTGCGAAGATGCCACACCTGCTGGTGGCCGGTGCGACCGGTTCCGGTAAATCGTCGTTTGTGAACTCCATGATCACGTCCATCATGATGCGTGCAACGCCTGATGAAGTGCGCATGATCCTGGTTGACCCCAAGCGTGTGGAACTGACCATTTACGAAGGCATTCCGCACCTGATTACGCCCATCATCACCAACCCCAAGAAGGCCGCTGAAGCCCTCGAATGGGTGGTGCGTGAAATGGATGCCCGCTACGACGACCTCGCCCACTTTGGGTTCAAGCACGTGCGCGAGTTCAACCAGGCCGTGCGCGAAGGACGCCTCACGCCACCTCCTGGTTCCGAACGCGTTTTGCAGCCATACCCGTACCTGCTGGTCGTTGTCGACGAGCTGGCTGACCTCATGATGGTTGCGCCACGCGACGTCGAAGCCTCGATTCAGCGCATTACGCAGCTGGCTCGTGCCGCCGGAATCCACTTGGTGCTTGCGACCCAGCGCCCATCCGTGGACGTTGTTACTGGTCTGATCAAGGCCAACGTGCCGTCGCGCCTGGCCTTCGCAACCTCGTCGCTGGCCGACTCCCGCGTGATCTTGGACATGCCCGGTGCCGAGAAGCTCATTGGCCAAGGTGACGCGCTGTTCCTGCCCATGGGTAAGTCCAAGCCCATGCGTGTGCAGGGTTCGTGGGTCAACGAGTCCGAAATTGAAGAAGTGGTCAAGCACGTCAAGACCCAGCTCGCGCCTAACTACCGCGAAGACGTGCAGACCAGCGCGCCTAAGAAGCAGATCGATGAAGAGATCGGCGACGACATGGACGTGCTGCTCCAGGCCGCTGAGCTGGTCATCACCACGCAGTTCGGTTCGACCTCGATGCTGCAGCGCAAGCTACGCGTTGGGTTTGCCAAGGCAGGTCGCCTCATGGACCTCATGGAGTCGCGCGGAATTGTTGGGCCGTCCGAAGGGTCCAAAGCGCGCGACGTGCTCGTCAAGCCCGAAGACCTGGCAAGCACCCTGGCGTTCATCCGCGGCGATGCCCCACCTGAAGATTCGTCTGCTGAGGGCGCTGACGGTGTTGGTGACGCTCAGGCTAATGCGCCTTACGCGCAGGCCGCCGAGGTCGTTAACCCTGGCGACGGAAGCGCTACCAGCGACAGGGGAACCGGCGAGTTGAAAGCCGGCGACATTGACCCCGAAACCGGGCTGGAAGTCGTAGAGGCTTCCAGTGAAGACGCCTGGGGCCTGACCGGACGCTAG
- a CDS encoding DUF3046 domain-containing protein, producing MRHSVYWELMNDEFGSVRAASLHTDLALSSLGSLTAHEALERGDDPKTVWIAVCDATGVPQSRRLGTDKKPRSNPF from the coding sequence GTGCGCCATAGTGTCTATTGGGAGCTGATGAACGACGAGTTCGGCTCGGTTCGTGCAGCGTCGCTCCATACTGATTTGGCGCTGAGTTCATTAGGGTCCCTCACCGCTCATGAAGCACTTGAGCGAGGAGATGACCCTAAAACTGTGTGGATCGCTGTGTGTGACGCAACAGGTGTGCCACAAAGTCGCCGTCTGGGGACAGATAAGAAACCGCGGTCGAATCCCTTTTGA
- the recA gene encoding recombinase RecA, whose protein sequence is MATKSSNANAGADNKQRALETALSQVERQYGKGSIMRLGSQERQPIEAIPTGSLALDVALGIGGLPRGRVIEVYGPESSGKTTVALHAVANAQKAGGLAAFIDAEHALDPEYAAKLGVDTDQLLVSQPDTGEQALEIADMLIRSGALDIIVIDSVAALVPKAEIEGEMGDSHVGLQARLMSQALRKITGALAHSKTTAIFINQLREKVGVFFGSPETTSGGKALKFYASVRLDVRRIETLKEGADAVGNKTRVKVVKNKVAPPFKQAEFDIIYGQGISREGSIIDMGVENGIVRKSGSWFTYEGDQLGQGKENVRNFLRDNPELADEIETKILMKLGIIEDETEEQKPQE, encoded by the coding sequence ATGGCGACAAAGTCAAGTAACGCAAACGCTGGTGCCGACAACAAACAAAGGGCACTCGAAACTGCGCTCAGCCAGGTGGAACGCCAGTACGGAAAAGGCTCCATCATGCGTTTGGGTTCGCAGGAACGCCAACCCATTGAAGCAATCCCGACCGGTTCGCTCGCGCTCGACGTGGCGCTCGGAATTGGGGGACTGCCACGCGGCCGTGTGATCGAAGTTTACGGCCCAGAATCATCCGGTAAGACAACCGTTGCGCTCCACGCCGTTGCGAACGCGCAGAAGGCCGGCGGTCTGGCAGCGTTCATTGACGCTGAGCACGCGCTTGATCCGGAATACGCGGCCAAGCTGGGAGTCGACACAGACCAGCTTCTGGTTTCGCAGCCAGACACCGGTGAACAGGCGCTTGAAATCGCCGACATGCTCATCCGCTCAGGTGCGCTGGACATTATCGTGATCGACTCGGTTGCGGCTCTAGTTCCTAAGGCAGAAATCGAAGGTGAGATGGGTGACTCGCACGTGGGTCTCCAAGCCCGCCTCATGTCGCAAGCACTGCGCAAAATCACGGGTGCTCTGGCGCATTCCAAGACCACTGCCATCTTCATTAACCAGCTGCGCGAAAAGGTGGGCGTGTTCTTCGGTTCGCCAGAAACCACCTCGGGCGGTAAGGCGCTGAAGTTCTACGCGTCTGTGCGCCTTGACGTGCGACGGATTGAAACCTTGAAAGAAGGTGCCGACGCAGTTGGTAACAAGACGCGCGTCAAAGTGGTGAAGAACAAGGTTGCGCCTCCGTTTAAGCAGGCCGAATTCGACATCATCTACGGTCAAGGGATCTCACGCGAAGGTTCCATCATTGACATGGGTGTAGAGAACGGAATCGTGCGCAAGTCTGGCTCCTGGTTCACATATGAGGGTGACCAGCTTGGGCAGGGTAAAGAGAACGTTCGTAACTTCTTGCGCGACAATCCTGAACTCGCCGACGAAATTGAGACCAAGATCCTCATGAAGCTTGGCATTATCGAAGACGAAACCGAGGAACAGAAGCCTCAGGAGTGA
- a CDS encoding helix-turn-helix domain-containing protein, with protein MTLLRTEIGDTLRVARRRQNRTLRDVSMDARVSLGYLSEIERGQKEASSELLASICEALDMPVSVLLREVADKIALSEGVLVPDTVPDNFEQIDVPGGVAKRAFAQQR; from the coding sequence TTGACCCTGCTCCGTACCGAAATCGGCGACACCCTGCGCGTTGCGCGACGTCGTCAGAACCGAACTCTTCGCGATGTCTCGATGGATGCACGTGTGTCGCTGGGGTACTTGAGTGAAATTGAACGCGGGCAAAAAGAAGCATCGTCTGAACTGCTCGCGTCCATTTGTGAAGCCCTGGACATGCCCGTATCGGTTCTTCTTCGCGAAGTTGCCGACAAGATTGCCCTGTCGGAAGGTGTTCTCGTTCCCGACACGGTGCCAGACAACTTCGAACAGATCGATGTACCCGGTGGGGTAGCGAAGCGAGCCTTCGCACAACAGCGATAG
- the pgsA gene encoding CDP-diacylglycerol--glycerol-3-phosphate 3-phosphatidyltransferase has product MSTPDRKQGQPETTSAGQPETTSATRKERNRAAATRTRMQHVPNALTVLRIIMVPVFAVLLLMHGGQDPTLRWWALGVFLVAMFTDKLDGDIARKYNIVSNFGKLADPIADKALMAAAFIGLAIVGALPWWVPVVILVREIGITVMRMFMLKYEVMPASRGGKIKTVLQTVTVALYIAALPLAVVAPAGFMFVYAIIAGFALTLTVVVTVLTGVDYVLQAQKIKKEAGQSEADANATNTSGATSKDAKPDVNPDANSTDTSGKAPNGR; this is encoded by the coding sequence ATGAGTACCCCAGACCGCAAACAGGGTCAGCCGGAAACCACCTCGGCGGGTCAGCCGGAAACCACCTCGGCGACGCGCAAAGAACGCAACCGCGCTGCTGCTACGCGCACACGCATGCAACACGTGCCAAACGCGTTGACGGTGTTGCGCATCATCATGGTGCCGGTGTTTGCCGTGCTTTTGCTCATGCACGGCGGGCAGGACCCAACCCTGCGCTGGTGGGCACTGGGCGTGTTCCTTGTGGCAATGTTTACCGACAAACTCGACGGTGACATCGCCCGCAAGTACAACATTGTGTCCAACTTTGGGAAGCTCGCCGACCCCATCGCCGACAAAGCCCTCATGGCCGCTGCGTTCATTGGGCTGGCGATCGTGGGGGCTCTGCCATGGTGGGTTCCCGTGGTGATTCTGGTGCGCGAAATCGGTATCACCGTCATGCGCATGTTCATGCTCAAGTACGAAGTCATGCCGGCTTCGCGTGGCGGAAAGATCAAGACCGTGCTCCAGACGGTGACCGTGGCGCTGTATATCGCCGCCTTGCCGCTGGCCGTGGTGGCCCCCGCCGGTTTCATGTTCGTCTACGCGATCATCGCCGGATTCGCGCTCACGCTCACCGTTGTGGTCACCGTACTCACCGGTGTCGACTACGTTCTGCAGGCCCAGAAAATCAAGAAGGAAGCGGGCCAAAGTGAGGCAGACGCCAACGCAACTAACACCTCGGGAGCGACCAGCAAGGACGCGAAGCCTGACGTAAACCCGGACGCAAACTCAACCGACACCTCGGGCAAGGCGCCGAATGGCCGCTGA